One genomic segment of Styela clava chromosome 3, kaStyClav1.hap1.2, whole genome shotgun sequence includes these proteins:
- the LOC144420934 gene encoding uncharacterized protein LOC144420934: MAEGGSQPPVINVQLPAITVNYQEGMRFAGDNVGQKTKIQAAEISQIVVPTEGNSQPASTQPNTLQDDSIPARVFKDSEEVKSSSSDRGSIVRTPTHPSPRDVIDNPGRSDVTGDLERMNLADHYWDLPQTLSIFL; the protein is encoded by the exons ATGGCTGAAGGAGGATCTCAACCACCAGTTATTAACGTTCAACTTCCAGCTATCACCGTGAATTATCAGGAAGGAATGAGATTTGCTGGCGACAATGTCGG GCAGAAGACTAAAATCCAGGCCGCAGAAATTAGTCAGATCGTCGTCCCAACAGAAG GCAACTCTCAACCCGCATCTACTCAGCCGAACACGCTGCAAGATGATTCGATTCCAGCAAGAGTTTTTAAAGACTCAGAGGAAGTGAAAAGTTCAAGTTCTGATAGAG GATCGATCGTTCGGACACCGACTCATCCTTCCCCTCGTGACGTCATCGATAACCCTGGGAGAAGTGACGTCACTGGTGATCTTGAGAGAATGAATCTGGCGGATCATTACTGGGATTTACCGCAgacattatcaatatttttataa